The Methylomusa anaerophila genome has a segment encoding these proteins:
- the dapA gene encoding 4-hydroxy-tetrahydrodipicolinate synthase, whose product MKKPLFIGSAVAIVTPFTDNGVDYQTLTELIEFQIKGGSDAIVVCGTTGEASTMPDNEHIAVIKFAVETINKRIPVIAGAGSNDTRHAIELSKAAEAVGADGILSVTPYYNKATQKGLYEHFKLIANNVKIPIVLYNVPGRTNLNINSETIKALAAIDNIIAVKECNLGQVGDLVNLCGEDFAVYSGDDNTVLPVLSLGGKGVISTMANIIPQDTHNMVVKFFQGDINGAIKLQLQTLNLIKALFSEVNPIPVKAAVNLLGFKAGQCRMPLTELSDDNLELLRAEMKAYGLI is encoded by the coding sequence ATGAAAAAACCATTATTTATAGGCTCGGCAGTAGCTATTGTAACTCCCTTTACTGATAACGGTGTTGATTATCAAACATTAACAGAACTTATTGAGTTTCAAATTAAAGGTGGATCAGATGCCATTGTAGTTTGCGGCACTACAGGAGAAGCCTCTACCATGCCGGATAATGAGCATATTGCCGTTATTAAGTTCGCGGTAGAAACAATCAACAAGCGCATACCGGTTATTGCCGGCGCCGGCAGCAATGATACCCGTCATGCGATAGAATTATCAAAAGCAGCAGAAGCAGTTGGCGCTGATGGAATATTATCAGTCACTCCCTATTATAATAAAGCCACGCAAAAAGGGCTGTATGAACACTTTAAGCTTATTGCCAATAATGTTAAGATACCAATAGTTCTGTATAATGTACCCGGCAGAACCAATTTGAACATAAATTCTGAGACTATAAAAGCATTAGCGGCCATAGATAATATTATCGCCGTTAAGGAGTGCAACCTCGGACAAGTTGGGGATTTAGTAAATTTATGCGGGGAAGATTTTGCCGTGTATTCCGGTGATGATAATACAGTCTTGCCGGTGTTGTCTCTTGGCGGCAAAGGTGTCATTTCCACCATGGCTAATATCATCCCCCAGGACACCCACAATATGGTTGTGAAATTTTTTCAGGGTGATATTAATGGCGCTATCAAGCTGCAGCTTCAGACACTAAACCTCATAAAAGCATTATTCAGCGAAGTAAACCCTATCCCTGTTAAAGCAGCTGTAAACCTGTTGGGCTTTAAGGCTGGGCAATGCCGTATGCCGCTAACGGAACTTAGTGACGATAATCTTGAA
- a CDS encoding ArsR/SmtB family transcription factor, whose translation MDTIRLAKVLKALSHPKRLELFFKIAEKSETGFETDCECECFVTDIMNSLKIGAPTISHHIKELENAGLIITDRKGKYLTAKVREETLAEVNKIFDQLCKK comes from the coding sequence TTGGATACGATAAGATTAGCAAAAGTCTTAAAAGCGCTTTCGCATCCGAAACGACTAGAATTATTTTTTAAAATTGCTGAAAAGAGTGAAACCGGCTTTGAAACGGACTGCGAGTGTGAATGTTTTGTTACCGATATAATGAATTCCCTTAAAATTGGCGCACCTACTATTTCGCATCATATTAAGGAACTTGAAAACGCTGGATTAATTATTACTGATAGAAAAGGAAAATATCTGACGGCCAAAGTCAGGGAAGAAACCTTGGCCGAAGTGAACAAGATTTTTGATCAATTATGCAAAAAGTAA